The Candoia aspera isolate rCanAsp1 chromosome 6, rCanAsp1.hap2, whole genome shotgun sequence genome has a segment encoding these proteins:
- the LRRC3 gene encoding leucine-rich repeat-containing protein 3, whose translation MTSMFLATETSWPALFLCSQVLFCLFFCTPSCCCTSCPEQCQCTNYSGATAVLCSASNLEEIPTDIPKDTMFLKLDANKITAVPNSTFRHLAHLQEIDLSKNAIEEIDSAAFKGVADGLRLLDLSGNHIQRIPKEALVNLSAMIRLSNNPWHCECTLQEVVWKVKLDPDSVNEITCQTSVQEEYAGKPLLHILDSGINFCNMHNKTTDVAMFVTMFSWFTLVISYVVYYVRHNQEDTKKHLEYLKSLPSTRVPKETISTIL comes from the coding sequence ATGACCAGCATGTTTTTGGCAACTGAGACATCTTGGCCTGCACTGTTCCTTTGCTCTCAAgttctcttctgcctcttcttttgTACCCCTTCCTGTTGTTGTACGTCCTGTCCCGAACAGTGTCAGTGTACCAATTATTCAGGAGCAACTGCTGTTCTGTGCAGTGCTAGCAACTTGGAAGAGATTCCAACAGATATTCCCAAAGATACCATGTTTCTGAAGCTGGATGCAAATAAAATTACTGCAGTTCCTAACAGCACTTTCAGGCACCTTGCCCACTTACAAGAAATAGATCTCTCAAAAAATGCCATTGAGGAGATTGACTCAGCAGCATTTAAAGGTGTTGCTGATGGCCTGCGATTGCTGGATCTCTCTGGCAATCACATACAGAGAATCCCAAAGGAAGCCCTGGTCAACTTGAGTGCCATGATTCGCTTATCCAACAACCCTTGGCATTGTGAATGTACTTTGCAGGAAGTTGTGTGGAAAGTGAAACTGGACCCTGATTCAGTCAATGAGATCACTTGCCAAACATCTGTGCAAGAGGAATATGCTGGAAAACCTCTGCTCCACATCCTGGATTCAGGCATCAACTTTTGCAACATGCACAATAAAACCACTGATGTTGCCATGTTTGTTACCATGTTCAGCTGGTTTACCTTGGTCATTAGCTATGTGGTATACTATGTCCGACACAACCAAGAGGATACAAAGAAGCATCTGGAATACTTGAAGTCACTACCTAGCACAAGAGTTCCTAAAGAGACTATCAGCACAATCCTGTAG